One window from the genome of Mucilaginibacter ginsenosidivorans encodes:
- a CDS encoding VCBS repeat-containing protein, producing the protein MKKFYPFIFLLGLVSFFSCKKHMLFEKISSSHSGIHFNNQIVENDTINPFDIVNIYNGGGVGVGDFNNDGLQDLYFTGNVVSNKLYINKGDFKFEDVTDKAGVGAAGRWGRGVSVVDINSDGLMDIYVCNTVYADSNRRINLLYVNQGIDKDGVPHFKEMAKEYGLDVHIQSTMATFFDYDNDGNPDMYLTDNEASSTYYPNIFGPAAAKYPHSSMGRLYHAEWDAKLKHPVFHDVSFKAGIDLQGLGHAATVVDINRDGWKDIYVSNDFLSPNLLYINNHDGTFTDKSKEYFKHTSFNAMGQDIVDINNDGLADVFELDMNPEDNYRKKMMMPPNSYQTIQSFNLFHIQYQYVRNTLQLNQGPRVLQNDSLGAPAFSEIAFMSGIAQTDWSWTPVITDFNNDGYRDVIVTNGFPKDVTDHDFMVYRQNAYAIGSKKQVLEQIPSVKIHNYAYQNNGNLTFKDETKDWGLAIPSFSNGAVYADLDNDGAMDMIVNNINDEAFVYRNTSRDKDSTDTHYIQVKFKGTGHNLNGLGAWADIYYDNGKHQVSENNPYRGYLSTDENIAHFGLGKTGKLDSVVIRWPNGKKQVLKNVKADQVLTANVVNAKESYSWEQPKIARNTLFTEVDSVKNIRYHHDEGDFIDFNVQKLIPHKLSEYGPALAVADVDGNGLDDIVTAGNSALHSQLFLQQADGKFMRRDLFPDQKGKFTEAKDEGMLLFDVNGDGKPDLYIASGGYKDAPGSPNYQDRLYLNDGKGNFTLAANALPMDHTSKLCVRAVDYNKDGKLDLFVSGRVDPWNYPKAVSSCILRNDSQNGVVKFTDVTNEVAPALKNTGMVCDGLFTDFDGDGWPDLVMAGEWMPVTFLKNDHGKFVNVTANTGVGGQLGMWNSIVAGDFRHTGRIDYIVGNLGENSLLQASDKYPIYITAKDFDQSGTYSAIPSIFLPDQNGDKKEFPMHGRDDMLKQMISMKKKYTNYKSYATATMDDILSPEQRKGALRLKANLLKSCYLRNDGNGKFTIIPLPAEAQFSTLNGMVTGDFDGDGNLDVAVNGNDYGTDVSIGRYDAFNGLILKGDDKGGFKPMSIAQSGIYIPGNGKALVKLRDNKGHLLLAASQDKDFMKVYQLNSGSSTLSPASTDNYAVITYKNGKTEKQEFYYGSSFLSQSARFIKLNDQITSVTFFDDKNRTRTVKVN; encoded by the coding sequence ATGAAAAAGTTTTATCCATTTATTTTTTTGCTTGGGCTGGTGAGCTTTTTTTCGTGTAAAAAGCATATGCTTTTCGAAAAGATATCCTCTTCACATTCCGGTATTCATTTTAATAACCAGATCGTGGAAAATGACACCATCAACCCGTTCGATATCGTTAATATTTACAATGGCGGGGGAGTTGGCGTAGGAGATTTTAACAACGATGGCTTGCAGGACCTCTATTTTACCGGCAATGTTGTATCCAATAAACTGTACATCAACAAAGGTGATTTCAAATTTGAAGATGTAACGGACAAAGCCGGGGTAGGCGCCGCGGGCCGATGGGGAAGAGGCGTTTCAGTCGTCGATATTAACAGTGACGGCCTGATGGATATTTATGTATGTAATACGGTTTATGCCGATTCAAACCGCAGGATTAACTTATTGTATGTGAACCAGGGGATTGATAAGGATGGGGTGCCGCATTTCAAAGAAATGGCTAAGGAATACGGACTTGACGTTCATATACAATCAACCATGGCTACCTTTTTTGATTATGACAATGATGGTAACCCGGATATGTATCTTACAGATAACGAGGCCAGTTCAACCTACTACCCCAATATTTTTGGCCCCGCGGCGGCCAAATACCCGCATTCAAGCATGGGGAGATTATATCATGCGGAGTGGGATGCAAAATTGAAGCATCCTGTTTTTCATGATGTTTCGTTTAAAGCGGGCATTGATCTGCAGGGATTGGGCCATGCCGCAACCGTAGTCGATATTAATCGCGACGGCTGGAAAGATATTTACGTAAGCAACGATTTCCTCTCGCCGAACCTGTTGTACATTAACAATCACGACGGCACTTTCACCGACAAGTCCAAAGAATACTTTAAGCATACCTCATTCAACGCGATGGGCCAGGATATAGTCGATATCAATAATGATGGCCTTGCCGATGTTTTTGAACTGGATATGAACCCGGAGGATAATTATCGTAAGAAAATGATGATGCCACCAAACAGTTATCAAACTATACAGAGTTTTAACCTTTTTCATATTCAGTATCAATATGTGCGAAATACCCTGCAGCTTAACCAGGGGCCAAGGGTGCTGCAAAACGACTCGCTTGGCGCACCTGCATTCAGCGAGATCGCGTTTATGAGCGGTATTGCGCAAACCGATTGGAGCTGGACGCCTGTGATAACCGATTTTAATAATGATGGCTACCGGGATGTGATCGTGACCAACGGATTTCCCAAAGACGTAACAGATCATGATTTTATGGTGTACCGGCAAAATGCTTATGCAATAGGGTCAAAAAAACAGGTACTCGAGCAAATTCCATCGGTGAAGATCCACAACTATGCTTACCAAAATAACGGGAACCTTACTTTCAAGGACGAAACGAAGGATTGGGGGCTTGCTATACCAAGCTTTTCCAATGGAGCGGTCTATGCTGACCTTGATAACGATGGAGCGATGGATATGATCGTCAATAACATCAATGATGAAGCATTTGTATATCGTAATACCTCGCGTGATAAGGATAGCACGGACACACATTATATACAGGTAAAATTCAAAGGAACGGGACATAACCTGAATGGGTTGGGCGCCTGGGCTGACATTTATTATGATAACGGCAAGCACCAGGTTTCGGAAAATAACCCGTACCGTGGCTACTTGTCGACCGACGAAAATATAGCGCATTTTGGACTGGGTAAAACCGGTAAACTGGATTCGGTAGTAATTCGCTGGCCAAATGGCAAAAAGCAGGTGCTAAAAAATGTGAAAGCCGACCAGGTACTTACGGCTAATGTTGTTAACGCAAAAGAATCTTATTCATGGGAACAGCCAAAAATTGCCCGGAATACCCTTTTCACCGAGGTGGACAGCGTTAAAAATATCAGATACCACCACGATGAGGGCGATTTTATTGACTTTAATGTTCAAAAGCTAATACCACACAAACTATCGGAATACGGCCCTGCACTTGCTGTGGCAGATGTTGATGGCAATGGCCTGGATGATATCGTGACCGCAGGCAATTCGGCGCTTCATTCCCAGTTGTTTTTGCAGCAGGCTGACGGTAAGTTCATGAGGCGCGATCTGTTCCCCGACCAGAAAGGCAAGTTCACGGAGGCGAAAGATGAGGGAATGTTGCTGTTTGATGTCAACGGTGATGGTAAACCTGATCTGTATATCGCCAGTGGAGGTTACAAGGACGCTCCTGGCAGTCCGAATTACCAGGACCGCTTATACCTTAACGATGGAAAAGGGAATTTCACCCTGGCAGCAAATGCATTGCCGATGGATCACACCAGCAAACTATGCGTGCGGGCCGTAGATTACAATAAGGATGGCAAGCTTGACCTGTTTGTTTCGGGTAGGGTAGACCCATGGAACTACCCTAAGGCGGTGTCCAGTTGCATCCTGCGTAACGATAGTCAGAATGGTGTGGTTAAATTCACCGACGTAACCAACGAGGTTGCGCCTGCCCTAAAAAACACTGGCATGGTTTGCGACGGCCTTTTTACCGATTTTGACGGCGACGGCTGGCCTGATCTGGTGATGGCTGGTGAATGGATGCCGGTTACTTTTCTTAAGAACGACCATGGAAAGTTTGTGAACGTGACAGCAAACACAGGCGTCGGCGGTCAATTGGGTATGTGGAATTCAATTGTGGCGGGCGATTTCAGGCACACCGGCCGTATAGATTATATTGTCGGAAACCTGGGCGAAAACAGCTTACTACAGGCCAGCGATAAATACCCGATCTATATTACCGCAAAGGATTTCGACCAAAGCGGCACCTATTCGGCTATACCATCGATCTTCCTGCCCGATCAGAACGGTGATAAAAAGGAATTCCCAATGCATGGGCGCGATGACATGCTGAAACAGATGATCAGCATGAAAAAGAAATATACCAACTACAAATCTTACGCAACCGCGACAATGGATGACATATTATCACCTGAACAGCGAAAGGGCGCCCTACGGCTTAAAGCCAATCTGCTGAAGTCGTGTTATTTGCGTAATGACGGGAACGGAAAATTTACCATTATACCGCTGCCCGCCGAAGCACAATTTTCAACTTTGAACGGAATGGTAACTGGTGATTTCGATGGTGATGGCAACCTGGATGTTGCCGTCAATGGAAATGATTACGGCACAGACGTATCCATAGGCAGGTATGATGCATTTAACGGTTTGATCCTGAAAGGTGATGACAAGGGCGGTTTTAAGCCGATGAGCATTGCGCAAAGCGGCATTTATATCCCCGGAAACGGGAAAGCTTTGGTTAAGTTGAGGGACAATAAGGGGCACCTGCTTTTGGCAGCAAGCCAGGATAAGGATTTTATGAAGGTTTATCAATTAAATTCCGGGTCGAGTACTTTATCGCCCGCGTCAACGGACAACTATGCAGTGATAACCTATAAAAACGGAAAAACAGAAAAGCAAGAATTTTATTATGGTTCTTCCTTCCTGTCGCAGTCAGCTCGGTTTATAAAACTTAATGACCAAATTACCAGTGTCACTTTTTTTGATGATAAAAACAGGACGCGAACAGTTAAAGTAAATTAA
- a CDS encoding SusC/RagA family TonB-linked outer membrane protein: MIKKLRIIHVVTLVGLCLSLLLVSSTGFAQSNTVTGTVTDGDNGSPLPGVTITVKGARTTTVSDVNGHYSITASANGTLVFVYIGYATQEVPIGGQSAVNVKMATDNKALSEVVVVGYGTAKRKDLTGSVSSVTSAQIAAVPVTTLDQALQGRAAGVQVVSNDASPGGNISVLIRGIGSLASGGNGPLYVVDGYPLDGSINNINPSDIASIDVLKDASATAIYGIRAANGVVIVTTKKGRKDGVQVSFDAYNAFQSKPKEYHILNAQQWATLANEVADADPQHNFAELQQWRTPGSLTNADWQNAMYRTALTQSYSLAVRGGSEKVQSATSLGYYDQKGIVLGSYFKRVTLGSNVDYNPMKWFKSSTSVKYTYQDSNNPFGTGSLVQLTQLPPTLDGGNKQTSLIKDNNNNYGFYNPQNTYVAKYGNPVFTVENDRYQNLTNFLLANTSLEATIIDGLKIKTNAGVNVNEYNGYFFQPEDDRLDQQYNLGGATQNAFYSQHLNQTFNWLWENTISYDKTFGKHTISFVGGVSEQKNTYTAMGGSGIPPNSVIRDLGQVRNLQLDALGNGQSIYSLASQFARLTYNFNDRYLVTGTIRRDGSSKFDAGHQYGTFPSGAVAWKAKEESFLKNVDWLSDLKIRASYGEVGNQGSIGLFQYQSLYSTGSAPATSGNLGYPFDKLYQGGIASVQPANPNLKWETDTQTDIGADISFLHGDLTVTVDWFDRKSKDFLLTLAAPAQTGYNFLTRNVGSMENKGFEFAINYNHRTSEFKYGVGLTLTTVSNKLTSITSGTNFVTNFGGLSLAGIGWSTFTETNVGQPVGEFYGYKTLGIFQTQAQVDALNAAAAAKNPSNPYYQKTATGPGDRYFADTNGDGQVTPADQVSLGSPIPKFYGGLNFDFSYRAWDFNAYFYGVYGNKILNYEESSLESFQNRSFVGVENVSYDYYLHHWTPTNPSNIYARANYNDDAIGSNVPSSSWIQNGSFLKLKNLTIGYTLPADLVSKASLAKVRVYFSTQNLFTITSYKGLDPEVGMQGGNATQNGVDNGTYPSSRFYTIGLNVTFK; the protein is encoded by the coding sequence ATGATTAAAAAATTACGAATTATTCACGTCGTGACTTTAGTCGGGTTGTGCTTATCGCTGCTGCTGGTAAGCAGCACCGGTTTTGCACAAAGTAATACCGTTACAGGGACGGTAACCGATGGCGATAACGGATCGCCTTTGCCGGGAGTAACTATCACAGTTAAAGGCGCCCGGACAACAACGGTCAGCGATGTAAACGGTCATTACTCCATCACAGCATCGGCTAACGGCACGCTGGTATTTGTTTATATCGGCTATGCTACGCAGGAGGTTCCAATAGGGGGGCAGTCGGCAGTTAACGTCAAAATGGCCACCGACAACAAAGCACTGTCGGAGGTTGTTGTTGTTGGTTATGGTACAGCCAAAAGAAAAGACCTGACAGGTTCGGTTAGCTCTGTAACATCGGCACAGATAGCGGCTGTTCCGGTAACCACGCTTGACCAGGCTTTGCAGGGCAGGGCAGCCGGTGTACAGGTAGTGAGCAACGATGCATCGCCAGGCGGTAATATCAGCGTACTCATCAGAGGCATTGGTAGTTTGGCGAGCGGCGGTAACGGACCGCTTTATGTAGTGGACGGCTATCCTCTCGACGGCAGTATTAATAATATCAACCCGAGCGACATTGCATCTATCGACGTATTGAAAGACGCATCTGCAACTGCGATCTATGGTATTCGCGCAGCAAATGGCGTTGTCATTGTAACGACAAAAAAGGGACGAAAAGATGGCGTACAAGTGTCATTCGATGCCTATAATGCTTTTCAGAGCAAACCTAAGGAATATCATATACTGAATGCGCAGCAATGGGCCACATTGGCCAATGAAGTGGCTGATGCCGACCCGCAACACAACTTTGCTGAATTGCAGCAATGGCGTACGCCGGGTTCGTTAACCAATGCTGACTGGCAAAATGCTATGTACCGTACTGCGTTAACCCAGAGTTACAGCCTGGCTGTACGCGGTGGAAGTGAGAAAGTGCAATCGGCAACATCGCTTGGATATTATGATCAGAAAGGCATTGTGCTGGGCTCATACTTTAAAAGGGTAACATTAGGCTCGAATGTTGACTATAACCCTATGAAATGGTTCAAGTCATCAACCAGCGTCAAATACACTTACCAGGATTCGAACAACCCGTTCGGCACAGGCAGCCTGGTGCAATTGACCCAATTGCCGCCTACATTAGACGGTGGTAACAAACAAACATCCCTGATAAAGGACAATAATAACAACTACGGCTTTTATAACCCGCAAAATACTTATGTTGCCAAATACGGTAACCCGGTTTTCACGGTAGAAAATGACCGTTATCAAAACCTCACCAATTTCTTACTGGCCAATACTTCATTAGAAGCTACGATTATTGACGGCCTTAAGATCAAAACCAATGCAGGGGTTAACGTGAATGAATACAATGGTTATTTCTTCCAGCCTGAGGATGACCGCCTCGATCAGCAATACAATCTTGGTGGTGCAACCCAAAATGCTTTTTACAGCCAGCACTTAAATCAAACTTTTAACTGGTTGTGGGAAAATACGATCTCTTACGACAAGACTTTCGGTAAGCATACCATAAGCTTCGTGGGTGGTGTTTCGGAACAAAAGAATACTTACACCGCCATGGGCGGCAGCGGTATCCCGCCCAACAGCGTTATCCGCGATTTGGGCCAGGTACGTAACCTGCAGCTTGATGCGTTGGGCAATGGCCAAAGCATTTATTCCCTGGCTTCGCAATTTGCCAGGTTAACTTACAATTTCAACGATAGGTACCTGGTAACAGGGACTATCAGGCGGGATGGTTCGTCCAAATTTGACGCCGGACATCAATACGGTACTTTTCCATCAGGTGCAGTAGCGTGGAAAGCAAAAGAAGAATCGTTTTTGAAAAATGTGGATTGGCTGTCAGACCTGAAGATCAGGGCCAGCTATGGCGAGGTTGGTAACCAGGGCTCTATCGGCCTTTTCCAATACCAGTCCCTTTACTCAACGGGGTCAGCTCCGGCCACCAGCGGTAACCTTGGTTATCCGTTTGATAAGTTGTACCAGGGCGGTATTGCTTCGGTTCAACCAGCAAATCCTAATCTGAAATGGGAAACAGATACGCAAACCGATATTGGTGCAGATATATCGTTCCTGCACGGCGATTTGACAGTGACGGTTGACTGGTTCGACAGGAAATCAAAGGACTTCCTGCTGACATTGGCTGCTCCTGCGCAAACGGGTTATAATTTCCTTACCCGCAACGTGGGCAGCATGGAAAATAAGGGTTTCGAGTTTGCTATCAATTATAATCACCGCACAAGTGAGTTCAAATATGGCGTGGGCTTAACGCTTACCACTGTAAGTAACAAGTTGACCAGTATTACATCCGGAACGAATTTTGTAACCAACTTCGGTGGCCTTAGTTTAGCGGGTATCGGCTGGTCGACCTTTACCGAAACAAATGTAGGACAGCCGGTAGGCGAGTTCTACGGTTACAAAACACTTGGTATATTCCAGACACAGGCACAGGTGGATGCATTAAATGCAGCAGCAGCGGCTAAAAATCCATCCAATCCATACTACCAGAAAACTGCAACCGGCCCCGGCGATCGCTATTTTGCTGATACCAATGGTGATGGACAGGTTACACCGGCTGACCAGGTAAGTTTGGGCAGCCCGATACCGAAGTTTTATGGAGGCCTGAACTTTGACTTTTCATATCGGGCATGGGACTTTAACGCTTATTTCTATGGCGTTTATGGAAACAAGATCCTGAACTATGAAGAAAGCTCGCTGGAAAGCTTCCAGAACCGGAGTTTTGTTGGTGTCGAAAATGTTAGCTACGATTATTATTTGCATCATTGGACACCGACCAACCCTTCCAATATCTATGCAAGGGCCAATTACAACGACGATGCTATCGGGAGCAACGTGCCCTCAAGCTCGTGGATACAGAATGGGAGCTTCCTGAAATTGAAAAATTTAACAATAGGCTATACATTACCTGCTGACCTTGTGAGCAAAGCGTCACTTGCCAAAGTAAGGGTATACTTCTCAACCCAAAACCTGTTTACAATAACAAGCTACAAGGGGCTCGATCCCGAAGTAGGTATGCAGGGAGGCAATGCAACCCAGAACGGCGTGGATAATGGCACTTATCCATCGTCCAGGTTTTACACTATCGGTTTAAATGTGACATTCAAATAA
- a CDS encoding RagB/SusD family nutrient uptake outer membrane protein, with translation MNKKNISLIALVAVLLIPLSCKKSFLTQTNTFSSTAGATFQKSSDVVALVNSIYDSYQNSDLLKKSIWYYANFQTHDWFNYGADIVWNNYQINSDFGALSTFWNNAYIGIARANAAFGIIADAKARGIVTPALADRLTGEAYFLRGMTYYYLAGSFGGVPLELSATTNGLTPRSSQDDVFKQVVADMQQAEQLLLSKTTLPSTDLGRATKGAAYGFEGAAQMWLGNYAGALTAFNNPELTNNYHLLPNFMDVHEFDHQNNDESLFEIQFDVQGSQSWDGGWQNGGEVAWIDDFSWPEEVDNFGYDYGNPGLWLSYQPGDLRKGGTIIGPGDAIVSPGIVAKWGGIKGYPEVVSGFTNGDPRYIGDDGKIINTCGTATKPWYGVSDQKRSGYYCAKKWRDPNLTGNSGSQVIFGSQNQILLRYAEILLDRAECKIRTGDVAGGLADIKTVRDRAWGGTAPATMQDGAKYDGTAAAPITDPLQMVLSEYRHELTGEYSLFYDLRRAGPGVAAAFIHEAYGTDATSTPQPNPAPGPTHDGQPHGVWRTALPDGRDLLPIPQAAIGLNPNLTQNPAYR, from the coding sequence ATGAATAAGAAAAATATTTCGCTGATAGCCCTGGTCGCGGTGCTATTGATCCCGCTCAGTTGTAAAAAGAGCTTTTTAACGCAGACGAATACCTTCTCGTCTACGGCCGGCGCTACTTTCCAGAAATCTTCGGATGTCGTAGCATTGGTAAACAGCATTTACGACAGCTACCAGAACAGCGACCTTTTGAAGAAATCAATTTGGTACTATGCAAATTTCCAGACCCATGACTGGTTCAACTACGGAGCCGACATTGTTTGGAATAACTACCAGATCAACTCCGATTTCGGAGCGCTTTCAACCTTTTGGAACAATGCCTATATCGGTATAGCCCGGGCGAATGCTGCTTTCGGCATTATTGCTGACGCAAAGGCGAGGGGCATAGTTACCCCTGCTTTAGCCGACCGCCTTACCGGAGAAGCATACTTTTTAAGGGGTATGACCTATTACTACCTTGCAGGATCGTTTGGTGGAGTTCCTTTAGAATTGAGCGCGACAACCAACGGATTAACACCCCGCAGCTCGCAGGATGACGTATTCAAGCAGGTAGTAGCAGACATGCAGCAGGCGGAACAACTTCTTTTGTCTAAAACAACACTGCCATCAACAGACCTGGGCCGTGCCACGAAGGGCGCCGCTTACGGTTTTGAGGGCGCTGCACAAATGTGGCTTGGTAATTATGCGGGTGCATTAACGGCTTTTAACAATCCGGAACTAACGAACAATTACCATTTGCTGCCGAACTTTATGGATGTGCACGAGTTTGATCATCAAAATAATGATGAGTCGCTCTTCGAGATACAGTTCGACGTACAAGGTTCACAAAGCTGGGACGGCGGCTGGCAGAACGGCGGCGAAGTTGCCTGGATAGACGACTTTAGCTGGCCCGAAGAAGTGGATAATTTTGGATATGACTATGGTAACCCCGGCCTGTGGCTTTCCTATCAGCCCGGCGACTTGCGCAAGGGTGGCACTATAATTGGCCCCGGCGATGCGATCGTCAGCCCCGGCATAGTTGCCAAGTGGGGTGGCATAAAAGGCTATCCTGAAGTAGTTTCGGGTTTTACCAATGGCGACCCGCGTTATATTGGCGATGATGGCAAGATCATTAACACCTGCGGAACGGCTACCAAACCATGGTATGGCGTATCCGACCAGAAACGTTCCGGCTACTATTGTGCAAAAAAATGGAGGGACCCCAACCTTACCGGTAACTCTGGCTCACAGGTGATATTCGGCTCGCAAAACCAAATATTACTGCGTTATGCAGAGATATTGCTTGACAGGGCCGAATGCAAAATCCGCACCGGTGATGTTGCGGGCGGCTTAGCCGATATTAAAACTGTGAGAGACCGGGCATGGGGCGGTACTGCTCCGGCGACGATGCAGGATGGTGCTAAGTATGACGGTACTGCTGCTGCTCCGATAACCGACCCACTGCAAATGGTTTTGAGCGAATACAGGCATGAGCTGACAGGCGAATACTCGTTGTTCTACGATCTTCGCAGGGCAGGCCCTGGCGTAGCAGCGGCCTTTATTCATGAAGCATACGGCACAGATGCAACATCGACCCCGCAACCTAACCCGGCTCCAGGGCCGACGCATGATGGCCAGCCACATGGTGTTTGGCGTACAGCATTACCGGACGGGCGTGACCTGCTCCCTATCCCGCAGGCCGCTATCGGGCTTAACCCGAACCTGACCCAAAACCCGGCTTACAGATGA